CGACGGCCTCAACCGCGCCACCGACGTCCTCGTCGGTGGCAAGGTCGCGGTCGTTGCCGGGTACGGCGACGTGGGCAAGGGCGTCTCCGCGGCACTCGCGGGCCAGGGCGCTCGCGTCGTCGTCACCGAGGTCGACCCGATCTGCGCGCTGCAGGCGGCGATGGACGGCTTCCAGGTCACCACGATGGAGCAGGCCGCCACCTACGGCGACATCTTCGTCACCACCACCGGCTGCTACGACGTCATCACCGCCGACCACATGGCGGCGATGAAGAACAAGGCGATCGTCTCCAACATCGGCCACTTCGACAACGAGATCGACATGGCCGGTCTCGGCCGCACCGAGGGCATCACCAAGACCGAGATCAAGCCGCAGGTCCACGAGTGGACCTACCCCGACGGCCGCTCGATCATCGTGCTCTCCGAGGGGCGCCTGATGAACCTCGGCAACGCCACGGGTCACCCGAGCTTCGTCATGAGCAACTCCTTCGCCAACCAGACGATCGCCCAGATCGAGCTCTTCGGCAAGGCAGAGGAGTACGTCGACAGCGACGGCAACCCGTCCGTCACGGTGCTGCCCAAGCACCTCGACGAGAAGGTCGCCCGCCTGCACCTCGACGCCCTCGGCGTCGAGCTGACCGAGCTGACCAAGGCCCAGGCCGAGTACCTCGGCGTCGACGTCGCCGGCCCGTACAAGCCGGAGCACTACCGGTACTGAGCCGCCTCGACCTCGGCCCCGTGGGCACCTGCCCGCGGGGCCGGTTTCGGGCCTCTGCGCGCACCTTGTCCGCATCTCCTTAAGGTCGTGCGCACCTTGTCCGCATCTCCTTAAGGTCGTGCGCTCGTGGGGCGCATCTCCCTAAGGTCGTGCGCGGCTGGGGACGAGCTTCAGTCCGACGACGGCCGCGACGATCCCCGCGATGAGCAGGGCCTTGGCGGGGGAGAAGGCCTCCTCGCCGGTGGCCATGGCCCAGATGACGGTGAGGGCGGCACCGACCCCGGTCCAGATGGCATAGCCCGTACCGATGGGGATGGAACGGACGGCGATGCCCAGGCCGGCCATGCTGATGGCCAGGGCGACGAGGAAGACGACGGTCGGCAGGGGTTTGCTGAAGCCCTCCGAGTGGCCCAGCGCAGTGGCCCAGACGGCCTCGAAGACGGCGCTCACGAGCAGGATGATCCACGGCATCAGGCCACGACCTTCAGGCCCGCGACGCAGGCGACGAGCAGGGTGATGAGGGCCAGCCGGGCGGGCGAGGCGAGCTCGTCCCCCTTCGCCATGGACCACAGGACGGTGAGCGTCGCGCCGATGCCGACCCAGACCGCATAGGCGGTACCCGTCGGGATGCTGGCCATCGCCCACGCGAGGCCGAGCATGCTGGCGACGAGCGAGACGAGGAAGAGCACGGAGGGAACGGGGCGGGTGAACCCGCGGGAGGCGGACAGGGCGCTGGCCCAGACGGCCTCGAGCATCCCCGAGACGATGAGCACGATCCAGGACATGGGACTCCTTGCCGAGTCCGTCTTGTCGCTGTGCGGGTACGGCTCCCTCGTCCGCAGGCCCGATCGCCGGACCTGCCGTCCACGCTACGGCGCCGGCTCCTCACTGTCACCTGCGGCCTGTGTGATGATGGGCCGACCGCAGCACCCGTGGGAGAGGGAAGACCGTGAAGGGACGTGTCCTCGTCGTCGATGACGACCAGGCTCTGGCCGAGATGCTCGGGATCGTCCTGCGCAAGGAGGGGCTCGACGTCGCGCACGTCGCCGACGGCGCCCGGGCGATCGACGCCTTCCACGAGGCCCGCCCCGACCTCGTGCTCCTCGACGTGATGCTCCCCGGCATGGACGGCATCGAGATCTGCCGCCGGCTGCGGCAGGAGTCCGGTGTGCCGATCGTCATGCTGACGGCGCGTACCGACACCGTCGACGTCGTCGTGGGCCTCGAGTCGGGCGCCGACGACTACATCGTCAAGCCCTTCAAGCCGCAGGAGCTCATCGCCCGTCTGCGAGCCCGGCTGCGTCGCGGTGACGAGCCCGAGCCCGAGCGCCTGACGATCGGGGACCTGACCATCGACGTGGCCGGTCACTCGGTCAAGCGCGGCGAGCAGTCCCTCGCCCTCACGCCGCTCGAGTTCGACCTCCTCGTGGCGCTCGCCCGCAAGCCGTGGCAGGTCTTCAGCCGTGAGGTGCTCCTCGAGCAGGTGTGGGGCTACCGGCACGCCGGTGACACACGACTGGTCAACGTCCACGTCCAGCGGTTGCGCAGCAAGATCGAGCACGACCCCGAGAACCCCCAGATCGTCGTCACCGTCCGGGGTGTCGGGTACAAGGCAGGGCCGTCCTGACGATGACCTCGGGCCCCCTCACGGAGGAGACCGAGGCCCCGGACGCGTCCAGCCCCGAGGTCGAGGCAGGCGCCGCGCCGCGCGGTGACGGTTTCGTCGTGCGTCAGGTCAAGGCACTCGTCGACCTCTGGCGTCGCTCGCTGCGCTTCCGAGTCGTCACCAGCACGCTGATCCTCGGTCTCGTGGTCGTCTCGATCATCAGCCTGACGATGTACCGGTCGATCGCCGACGGCCTGGTTGACAACCGGATCAAGCTCGCCCAGACCGAGTCCCGCAAGCTCACGGACGACGCGCAGGCCGGGTTCAACGGCTACACCGGCACCCCTGAGCTGCCGGTCTTCGCGAGCAACCTCGTCAACCGCACCCTCAAGGCGCCGGCGGGGGACGAGAGCCGCTACGTCATCTTCACCCGCAGCATCGACAACAGCTCTGACGTTCGGATCCCGTCGGAGGAGTCCGACGACGTGAGCCTCGAGTCCGTCCCGGCCTCCCTGCGCCAGGCGGTCTCGGCAGACCCCAGTCGTCAGCAGACGATGGTCATCGACCTCGATCGACCGACCCCCGATGCCGTCGGGTCCGCCTTCCCGGGGCAGTCGGCCAGCTCCGAGACCATCCCAGCGGTCGTCGTCGGGTCGCAGGTCGAGGTGCCGAGCGCCGACAAGTACGACATCTACTTCATCTACCCGATGGACCAGGAGGAAGCGACCCTCGGCACGATCTCGAGGTCCTTCATCCTCGGTGCGCTCTTCCTCATCGCCCTCGTCTCGGCGATCGCCTACATCGTGACGAGCATGATCGTCACCCCGGTGCGACGTGCCGCGGCGGCCGCCGAGCGTCTCTCCGCCGGCCACCTCAACGAGCGGATGTCGGCGCGCGGCCACGACGACCTCGCCCTCCTCGGGCAGTCCTTCAACGAGATGGCCGACAACCTGCAGACGCAGATCCGTCAGCTCGAGGGCCTCTCCCGGGTCCAGCAGCGCTTCGTCTCGGACGTCTCGCACGAGCTGCGGACACCGCTCACGACGATCCGCATGGCCGCCGACCTGCTCCACTCCTCGCGGGACGAGATGGATCCCATCTCGGGACGCTCCGCAGAGCTGCTCCACGACGAGCTCGACCGCTTCGAGGAGCTGCTGGCCGACCTGCTCGAGATCAGCCGCTACGACGCGGGCGCGGCGGTGCTCGAGCAGGACCCTGTCGACCTCTTCGCGATCATCGACCGGGTGGTGGCGTCCACGACGTCGATCGCCGACGCGCGCGGCAGCGAGGTCACCGTGCACCGTGCACCGGGGCAGACGGCCATCGCCGAGGTCGATGCCCGCCGCATCGAGCGGGTCCTGCGCAACCTCGTCGTCAACGCCATCGAGCACGGCGAAGGGCGGCCCGTCAACGTCTGGGTGGGCTCCGACGACGAGGCCGCTGCCGTCCTGGTGGAGGACCACGGCGTGGGGCTCAAGGCAGGAGAGGCCTCGCTGGTCTTCAACCGCTTCTGGCGGGCCGATCCCGCCCGGACCCGCACCACCGGCGGATCCGGCCTGGGGCTGGCGATCGCGCTCGAGGACGCACGGCTGCACCACGGCTGGCTGCAGGCCTGGGGCGAGCCCGGGGCCGGGTCGCGCTTCCGGCTGACCGTTCCCAAGGTCGCCGGTGGACCACTCGCGGGTTCCCCCCTTCCGCTCACGCCACGTGAGGGAGACCTCCCGGGAGCGAGCGCATGACCCGCCGACCGGGGATGACGCGCCGCGGTGTGCTGGGCCTGGCCGCGGTGGGGGCGCTCGCCGGGTGCGGCTTGAGCGCGGACCCGACCGTCCGTCCCGGTCTGAAGGTCGACGGCGAGCCGCCCGTGCCGCTCAACCGCATCCCCAACAAGCCCGACGTGGGAGCCACGCCCGAGCAGATCATCATCGGGTTCCTCCACGCGGGCGCCACGAGCGGGGAGCGGCTCGACGTCACGCGCTCCTATCTGACGGACACCCTCGCCCGCGGCTGGATCCCGGACAGCAAGACCGTCATCTACGGCGGGGGAGAGCCGCCCGTCCGCGCCGTGAAGGGCCAGAAGGACACCTACCGGCTGAGGGTCCACGTCCAGGCCACGATCGACACCGAGGGCCGCTACTCGGTGGCCCCGCCCAACCTGTGGGAAACCTTCGACTTCTCCGTGATGACGGTGGGGGGCGAGTGGCGCATCAGCGAGCTCGACAGCGGCTTCGGGCGGATCCTGCAGGCGCAGGAGGTCGGCTTCATCTTCCGCGACTACCCGGTGCACTACCCGGCCATCGGGTGGAACACCCTCGTCGTCGACCAACGCTGGTTCCCCCAGGACCAGCTGGCGACCCGGCTGGTCCGAGCCCAGCTGGGCCGGGTACCCGACTACCTCGAGGATGCCGTGTCCACGGACGTGGGCGCCCGGCTCGTCGTCGACGCGGTCCCGGTCCGGGACGGCGTCGCGCGCGTCGACCTCGACAGCGACTCGGTCTCCGAGGACGCGACCACTCGCAAGCAGCTGGCCGCCCAGATGGTCGCGACCCTGATGTCGCTACCTGCCGTCACCGAGGTCGTGATCACCCTCTCGGGCAACAAGATGGACCTCGGGGTCAAGGACGCGCTCACCACGCCCGAACAGCTCGGTTTCGTCGACCGGACGCAGACCAGCACCCCCATCGTCATGGCGCGGAGCGGCACCAAGCTGGTGCGGGTGGGTGACCGACTCGGGTCGGTCTCACGACAGCACATGACCTCGGCAGCCTCGGCATTCAAGCCGATCCCCGCCTCGTCACGACGTCTGGCCCTCCGCCTTGACGGCAAGGAGGTCGCGGCGGTCTCGCGCTCGGGCCGGGACCTCGTGAGGTACCGCGAGGACGGGGACCACATCGACGTCCCGACCTTCGCCGCAGGGATGTCCGACCCCTGCTACGACTACGGAGGGGTGCTGTGGGTCGGCGGGTCCGGCCTCGGGCGCGAGAGCGGCAACCGGTTGTGGGCCATCAACGCGACGGTCGACGCGACCGACGTCAAGGCCGCTGCCCCGCGGCACGTCCCCACCCCGTGGCTCGGCTCGCGACTCGTCCAGGCAGCGGTCGTCTCGCCCGAGGGCAGCCGGATCGCGGTCATCTCCGAGGAGGTCCCCGGCGCAGGCAGCACCCTGGAGGTCACCGGGGTGGTGCGGCGAGCCAACGGCCTGCCGATCAAGACCTCGCCGAAGACCTTCCGGCTCGGAGCATCGCTCGTCCAGATGATCGACGCGGTGTGGGTCGGTCCCACGACCCTGGCGGTCATCGGACGACGCGACAAGCAAGCGGTGCTGCAGCCCTATCTCGTGCACGTGGGAGGGCAGGTCGAGCCGATGACCGAGCGGCCCGGAGCCGTCGACATCACCACCACGGGCGATGACAAGGATGTCGTCCTCACGACCGAGGGAGACCGGGTCTTCCAGCGCTCGGGAGGCCGTTGGCAGGAGCTGAAGGCACTCACGGGAGCGGTCGCGGCAGGAGTGTGACCCGGGCGGGCGACCCCGCAGGTGATCCACAGGGGCGATCTGGTCGGACGACGCGTCCACCGCCCCGATGGGTCGGTGGCCGGGTGCCGCGCGACGGTCGAGACTTCGATCGTGGGTGGCGCGAGGGTCGGGGAGACGCTGCGGGCAGCGCTGGACCTCGTGCTGCCCCTCGCCTGCGCGGGGTGCGGCCGACCCGGTGAGGGGGTCTGTGCGTCCTGCCGCCGGGAGCTGGCTGGTCTCGCCCTGCAGGAGCTCGGTCCGCTGGCTCCGAGCCCGGTGCCGCGGGACTGGCCCGGGTGCACGGGGACCCTGCGCTACGAAGGGGTGTCCGCCCGCCTGATGAAGGCCTTCAAGGACGGTGGGCGGCGCGACCTGGCCGACCTGCTCGCGCGGCTGCTCTCGGACGCCGTGGCCCGTGCCGTGGCAGCGGTCCCACCCCACGTCGACCACCGCCCGGTCGTGCTCGTCCCGATCCCGTCCGCGCCGGCAACCACCCGGCGACGCGGTGACCGCCCGACCGCCATCCTCGTGCGGCGTGCGGCCCGACTCGTCGGGTCGGACGTGGTCATGGCTCCGGTCCTCTCGATGGCGCGAGGGACGGCGGACCAGGCGGGCCTCGACCGGGCAGCCCGGCAGGACAACCTGGCGACGGCGATGCGCGTGGTGTCACCGGAGGCCGTGCACGGGCGGGACTGCGTGCTCGTCGACGACGTCCTCACCTCGGGGGCGACCCTCGCCGAGGGCCACCGAGCACTCCTG
The genomic region above belongs to Janibacter limosus and contains:
- a CDS encoding DMT family transporter, whose translation is MPWIILLVSAVFEAVWATALGHSEGFSKPLPTVVFLVALAISMAGLGIAVRSIPIGTGYAIWTGVGAALTVIWAMATGEEAFSPAKALLIAGIVAAVVGLKLVPSRARP
- a CDS encoding GerMN domain-containing protein, which gives rise to MTRRPGMTRRGVLGLAAVGALAGCGLSADPTVRPGLKVDGEPPVPLNRIPNKPDVGATPEQIIIGFLHAGATSGERLDVTRSYLTDTLARGWIPDSKTVIYGGGEPPVRAVKGQKDTYRLRVHVQATIDTEGRYSVAPPNLWETFDFSVMTVGGEWRISELDSGFGRILQAQEVGFIFRDYPVHYPAIGWNTLVVDQRWFPQDQLATRLVRAQLGRVPDYLEDAVSTDVGARLVVDAVPVRDGVARVDLDSDSVSEDATTRKQLAAQMVATLMSLPAVTEVVITLSGNKMDLGVKDALTTPEQLGFVDRTQTSTPIVMARSGTKLVRVGDRLGSVSRQHMTSAASAFKPIPASSRRLALRLDGKEVAAVSRSGRDLVRYREDGDHIDVPTFAAGMSDPCYDYGGVLWVGGSGLGRESGNRLWAINATVDATDVKAAAPRHVPTPWLGSRLVQAAVVSPEGSRIAVISEEVPGAGSTLEVTGVVRRANGLPIKTSPKTFRLGASLVQMIDAVWVGPTTLAVIGRRDKQAVLQPYLVHVGGQVEPMTERPGAVDITTTGDDKDVVLTTEGDRVFQRSGGRWQELKALTGAVAAGV
- the mtrB gene encoding MtrAB system histidine kinase MtrB; translated protein: MTSGPLTEETEAPDASSPEVEAGAAPRGDGFVVRQVKALVDLWRRSLRFRVVTSTLILGLVVVSIISLTMYRSIADGLVDNRIKLAQTESRKLTDDAQAGFNGYTGTPELPVFASNLVNRTLKAPAGDESRYVIFTRSIDNSSDVRIPSEESDDVSLESVPASLRQAVSADPSRQQTMVIDLDRPTPDAVGSAFPGQSASSETIPAVVVGSQVEVPSADKYDIYFIYPMDQEEATLGTISRSFILGALFLIALVSAIAYIVTSMIVTPVRRAAAAAERLSAGHLNERMSARGHDDLALLGQSFNEMADNLQTQIRQLEGLSRVQQRFVSDVSHELRTPLTTIRMAADLLHSSRDEMDPISGRSAELLHDELDRFEELLADLLEISRYDAGAAVLEQDPVDLFAIIDRVVASTTSIADARGSEVTVHRAPGQTAIAEVDARRIERVLRNLVVNAIEHGEGRPVNVWVGSDDEAAAVLVEDHGVGLKAGEASLVFNRFWRADPARTRTTGGSGLGLAIALEDARLHHGWLQAWGEPGAGSRFRLTVPKVAGGPLAGSPLPLTPREGDLPGASA
- a CDS encoding DMT family transporter, with the protein product MSWIVLIVSGMLEAVWASALSASRGFTRPVPSVLFLVSLVASMLGLAWAMASIPTGTAYAVWVGIGATLTVLWSMAKGDELASPARLALITLLVACVAGLKVVA
- the mtrA gene encoding MtrAB system response regulator MtrA, coding for MKGRVLVVDDDQALAEMLGIVLRKEGLDVAHVADGARAIDAFHEARPDLVLLDVMLPGMDGIEICRRLRQESGVPIVMLTARTDTVDVVVGLESGADDYIVKPFKPQELIARLRARLRRGDEPEPERLTIGDLTIDVAGHSVKRGEQSLALTPLEFDLLVALARKPWQVFSREVLLEQVWGYRHAGDTRLVNVHVQRLRSKIEHDPENPQIVVTVRGVGYKAGPS
- a CDS encoding ComF family protein gives rise to the protein MGGARVGETLRAALDLVLPLACAGCGRPGEGVCASCRRELAGLALQELGPLAPSPVPRDWPGCTGTLRYEGVSARLMKAFKDGGRRDLADLLARLLSDAVARAVAAVPPHVDHRPVVLVPIPSAPATTRRRGDRPTAILVRRAARLVGSDVVMAPVLSMARGTADQAGLDRAARQDNLATAMRVVSPEAVHGRDCVLVDDVLTSGATLAEGHRALLAADARTVRMAVCMVTPRRLPALALPLSSPPD